The following DNA comes from Bradyrhizobium sp. SK17.
GTGCTCAATATCCTGGCCCGTCAACGTGAACCCGCCCCACCGGCCAACATCATGACGCCGGCCGCACTGACGCTCCGTCATGCGCCGATTGCCGATTGTGCCCGCTACGACAACCTCCGGAGGACCATCTGATGGAACGAACCCAAATCTTCGACCTCATGGGCGAACTCAAGCTCTACGGCATGAAGGCTGCCTTCGACGAGATCATGGCAACTGCCGTCAAGCGCCAGCACGAACCTCAGCGCATTGTCGGCGACCTGCTCAACGCCGAGATCAACGAGAAGCAGGCCCGCTCGATCAAGTACCAGCTCACCATCGCCAAGCTGCCGCTTGCCAAGGACATCGCCGACTTCCAGTTCGACGGCACGCCGATCAATCAGACTCTCGTCAATGATCTCGCTGGCGGCGGCTTCATCGCCCAACAACGCAACGTCGTGCTGGTTGGCGGCACCGAGCCCGCTTCATAATGCTCACCTTTCTATCTCGTTAGAGTTCCAGTTCTTTTTGTAGCGGATTGCCGGACGGCGGACGTCTGAGGCGCCGCGCGGTGGCAGCTCGTTTGACGTCAGGACGCTCAAGATCGGCTGCTTTGATGATCCAAGGTGCCCCTTTGCAAAGCTGGCTCGCCGCGAGCTGGCCGTCCTTGATCAGACGTCGCACGGTTGACGGGCTGACGGAGAGGGCCGCGGCCGCCTCGTCCAGAGTGACCTCGCCGCGGTCGCGGCGCTCGCCTTCGCGATAGGCTGCGATGTCGTTGTGGCTGCGCAAGCTGCACACTCGCGACTTGGTCCAGCCATTGCCGCGCCCCGTGGTCTTGCCGGAGCGGTTGAGCACCGACGCGATTGCTTTGTCCGGCATCTGCCGCGCCAGCACGCGCACGAGATCGACTGTCTCTCCCGTTGCGCTCCAGCGGTGCTGGCCGGAGCGATTCTTCTTGACCTTGAGAGCGGAGTGGTCGCCGCCGTGCCAGCGGATCACCAGATCGAGCGCGTTGTCCTCGACGCGGACGACGATCTCGTCGATCAGCGTTCGCACGATCCGCTTGCGCGTCTCGGGTGCCACGCCGGCACTTGACCAAGCACGCTCCAGGTCGGCGCCTAGCGTCATCAGCCGCTCCCTGTCAGCAGGTGTGAGATCAACAGCGGGCGAAGCCGTCAGTCCCTCCAGCTCGGTCTCCAGATTGCGCACGACCGCCAGCCGGTCGTTCCATCGCTTTTCCAGCTCGGCGGCGACGAGGCGGTTGTCGGGATCGACGGCATCGTATTGGCGGCGCGCGCGCCCCACCTCATAGCGAGCCTGCTCCAGCGCCAGCTCGACTTGGCCGCGTTTGTCTTCGTTCGCACGGCTGCGCGCAGCCTGCGCGGCGAGTGCCGCCTCGATACCGAGCGGCTGCAGGCGCTCGATCACCTCGGCGGCCACGTCACGATCGATCCGCATGCCGCCGAACGAGATGCAAGGGTCACCGCCATGATTGTTGGCGCCGCCCCGACAATGGTAGCGACCGGTGTTGCCGTTCTTGCCGGAGTAGGCGACGTGAAGTTTGCGCCCACAATGGCCACAGCGCAGCAGGCCGGCGAGCAGAGCCTCACCTCGGCGCAGGGCACCGCGGCTCATCGGGTTCTTGCCGTTGGCGTTGTCCGCAATCAGGCCGAGGTTCCTCTCATGGTCCGCCCAGCTCAGATAACCCTCATGATGGTTCGGGATCAACACCTCCCAATCCTTGCGCTCCTTCTTGAAGCCGCGAACCACCTTCTTGCGGCCGGCCTCGATGCTGATGCGGCTGCCGGTGCGCCCGAATGCATACGCGCCGGCATAGATTGGGTTGGTCAGAATGTGCAGGATCGTGTTGTAGACCGGCAGCTTCCACTCGACCAGGCGGCCTTCGGCGCCATAGGTGACGGCGGGCAACGGAACGCGCTCGTGTCTGAACCAGAGGTGCACCTGACGCACCGACTGCATCTCGGTGAACTTGGCGAAGACGAGCGCGATCGCCTCGCCGACGCGCCGATCCGGGTCCTTCTCGATGCGGTTGTGGCCGACCCGCACGTAGCCGACGGCGACCGTCATGAACAGCTCGCCCCGGCGCGCCTTCTGCTTCAGCGCTTCGAGCGAGCGCTGGCGCAGTACCGACAACTCCATCTCGCTCATGGTGCCCTTCATGCCGAGCAGTAGGCGATCGTTGGGCTGTCGCGGATCGTAGACGCCGTCCTCGTCGGCGATCAGTGTGCCGACGAGACCGCAGAACTCAAGCAGCGTGTGCCAGTCACGACCGTTGCGTGCGAGCCGCGACGCCTCGATCGAGACCACGACCCCGACGCGGACCTCACAGATGGCGGCCAGCAGCTTCTCGAAGCCGGGCCGCGCGACGCCACCGCCGGAGCGGCCGAGATCGTCATCGATGACGGCAACATCGCTCCAGCCCAGCTGTCGCGCGCGCTCCGGCAAATTGTACTGACGGCGCTTACTTTCCAGGTTGTGGACGACCTGATCAGGCGTCGACTGACGGATGTAGACGACGGCCTGACGGGCGAGGTGCTCAGGCGTGATCTTGCTCATCAGCGGCCTCCCTCGTCTCTGTGGTTGGCGTGCCCGTCTCGATATTGGCGCCGTCGGCGAGGGCCTCGACCAGCAGCCCCTCGATCAGGCGGACGAGAGTGCTTCTCTGCGACGCCGGAATCTCCGGCGTCTGGCGATCCTCCTCGAACAGGCCCCGTTGCAAGTGGCGTCTTGGTTGCATGATCCCCTCCTTCACGCGGGGGCCATGCCCCGCCTTGAGAGGCGATAAGCACATCGATTCGCGCCCGCAGCTCGACGAGCCTTTCGACAGCCAACCGAGGGCTTGCTGTGAGCGTTGCAGAGCGAGCAATATCCTCGCTCATCCAGGCCGGGATCAGGGCGAGTGTCCCGTCGGGCTGCACCACGACCAGATGGTCCTCGCCGGCGAAGCGCTTGCGGTGCTCGACCTGCACCATCTGCCCGGCCCGAGGATGGAACGGATAGAGGATCAAAACCTCGAACGCCGGACACCCGGCATTGTGACGCTGTCTCGACCGGCACAGGGAAGACCCACCTGGCCATTGCTATCGCCAGAAGCTGCATCCGATCCGGTGCCCGCGGCCGCTTCTTCAACGTAGTCGACCTCGTCAATCGCCTCGAGACCGAGACCCGCAACGGACGGCAAGGACGGCTCGCCGAGCATCTGACCCGGATGGACTTCATCGTGCTGGATGAACTCGGCTATTTGCCCTTCGCCCTGTCCGGTGGCCAGCTCCTCTTCCACCTCGTCAGCCGGCTCTATGAGCGCGCCTCCGTCATCGTGACGACCAATCTCGCCTTCGGCGAATGGCCGAGCGTGTTCGGCGACGCCAAAATGACCACGGCGCTGCTCGACCGATTGACGCATCACTGCGACATTGTCGAGACCGGCAACGATAGTTGGCGGTTCAAGAGCCGAGACGACGATCACGCCACCCGCGCTCGTCTCGCCTCCGCTATCCCGGCCAGCTCCGACGAGACGAGCGCTACCAGCAAAGCCCGCCGCACGAAGGGGTCAAAATTGGACGCCGATGAGGGGTCAAATTTGCAGGCCGATTGACAGTGGGATTAGCTTAAGCGGGTGTCCATCAAACCGGCAGCAGCTCAGACTGAAGTCTTCACAATCAAGAACTCAAAAACGGAAGAGGACGAGAACGTTCTTCCGGAGCAAATCGTACGGACCTCGGACGTGGTGTCTGTCGAGATGTATGTGCCAGATACAGGCGTTCTGGTCTTTTATCGGTTCAAGAGGATGCGGGGCTGTTGGTACCTCGATCTCATCTCCGATCGATCAACATGAGGTTGATTGAGGGCTTCCCCGGCCAAAAGCCATTTTGGGTGCGAGCCGCATCACTTCCGCTTGTGCCCCACACGAGACATTCTCATGATCGTCCATGCGGGGAGAAGATCGGTGCAGTAGCACGCCATGCGGCGCTCATACTCACATAGCTGAAATCTTTTGGGTCGACCTGTTCGACCCCCGGGATGATCGCCCATGGAATTGCGCTCTGGACGAACGTCTGAGCGATCGGAACGGCCCAACTCGCGTCATCGAGAGTTCCAGCTCGCAGTCCGGTGAAGTCAGGTCTGGCTGCGTCGTTGGATGTGAGGCCTGCGCGGCAATTACTGCACGCAGCATATCGAACTTCACGACCGCGAGCTGTGGTTCGGGAAAAGCTCTCTAAAGGGCCGGTAAGCGCTAATGCCGCCGTGGGAACTATCACGGTCAAGCTGTACGCTGAACCTGAAGCGGACTGGCAGTCATGGCAGTGACAGACATGGACCAGTATAGGCGCGCCATTCAAGCTGTAGCGAACTGCGCCGCAAAGGCATCCGCCAAGAAAGTGGGAGGTTGACCTCGGGTTTTTCCATGACATTCGTCCGCTTTGAACATGGCCCGGTTGAGCGTCATCATCATTGCTACTAAAAAATGGAAGTCAATCCTTTGTCATGTCGCCTGTTGGCCCCTTGCCGACCTTCCGGAGCCATCACCGGGATGTCCGGAGTCGGGAATAAAGCGGACACGATGCGCCGAGAGCGGGATGTCGCTCTTTGACCCAAAGCGGAAATCAAGTCGGCCAGTTAGGCTATGGCGTGGGAACGCAATTGTCCGCCTTGAGCAACTGCTCAAAGCCATCCTGCGAACATATGCGCCCTTCGTTACGGATGTAGAAGATGCGAGCCTGCATTTGCTTCGGGCAAAGAATTTCAAACTCAATCTCACGCTCGTCTACGTTCCTTATCTGCCCCTCCTGAAGAGTGCTTCCTCCGACGAACTCAGACTTCCAACTGGAAGTCGTGGTGTCAAATGTCACGATGACCTGACCGCCGCTTACATCGCAATGGATTTTGAGTTGTTCGCTCGCGACTGGCGTCAGGTTCAGCAGCAGCAATGTAGGCAACGTAAACCGAAACATTTGAGCCTCACGTACATCCGCTCAATCGCGGTTAGCAGCTTATAAAGCAGGTGCGATGAGGTCTGCTACCGGCCCCGAAGCTGACCTCTGGCGATGGTGGGCGATGATGGTGCGGGTCAGTTACCAGGCAGCTGTGATTAGAAATGTGTCTCCTCAAACCGAGGAAGACCTTCGCGACATGTGGCATGCAGTCAGGTGGAGGAAAGTGCCCTGAATGCTGTGACGTCCGCTTCGGCCCAACAGCCGAACTTCTTTGGTCGAGCACTCCATCTGGCCGCCTTCTGCGGCAAAGAAGCAGCTTCTCGACCTCCGGAAACAGCAGCATCGCTTCACGAAGGTCGAGGTGCTTACAAATAGGTCGTCCTGGCGTGACAGCTGCCTCATTATTGGCTAACATCTTCTGGTTGTCGTGCCTATCTGCATCACGAACGTGTTGGAATACTCCATGCTTCAGTTCTTCTGTTGGGCCACGCTCACCGCCGTTCTACTGAGTTTGAAACCTGTGCTTGGTTCGCTTGAGGATATGCTTCGTCCGTTCGGATGGACGGGAACCGGTGCATTTGTGCTGATCTGCGCATCAGGACTGCTGATTTGCTATCTGGTTGCGGCCAGGATTGATCGAGCAAATGACCCGTTTCGACCGCACTGAACGCAAAGCGCTGCTGACTTTTCGTTCTCTTCAGCGCGGCATGTTATTCGGGATTTGGTCGATCTAAGCCTTCATCCCGACGTTTCGGTGTGCCCTACTCGTGTCGGCGCGGGAAGGCTGCAACTCGGCGTATGTCGTCTCACCCCTGGCGTTGGGTGGGTGATTCCAGCAGCTCCGCAAAAGCCTCAGATTTTTCTCCGGGCAAGCAAGATCCTCACAGCGCCGGCGCGGGTGCCCGTTCACCGAGAGCCGAAGCGACAATGTCGGTAGGCAACTGATCGAGCGGCGTGGGGTTGATCGCGAGCCTCGCATAGACCGGCGGCAACAAGTCGAAGATGTAGTGGATTCGCCATTCGCTGGACTCGTTGAATGCCGAGTGGTGCTGCTTGTTGTCGAACCACCAGAGCTCGCCCTCTTGCATGCGCACTTGCTCGTCGCCGGCGCGCAGGACACTGCCGCACGAACTGCGGAGCACCAGATGGAACCGGTGTCGGATCAGATAGTAGGAGCCGGCGTCGATGTGGACACCGACTTCAGAGCGAGGCTTGAGCCGGACGATCGTGGCGCGGGACAGTTGGCACTTGAGCTGCGCAGCTACATGATTCATGAAGGCTATCGCGAAAGGGAAGCGTGTAGATATCCGCGTTGGGCCACTCTCCTGGTTCTCCTCGATGACGAGGTCCGGTCGCTTCACCGCGTTGCGCAGAAAAATGGTGTTTGTCTCGCGCTGAACTCTTATCTTGTCCTGCCGGGTAGTATTGGCAAGCCAAGCATCCTCTTGCCCGTCGATCTCGCCCAGCAGCGGCTTTACGTCTATGTCTTTGGTGATTAGCCGGAAGTACTTCATTTCTCCTCCTGCCCGTGTCCGTGCTCAGGCAGTCTGATCGATACCGCAAATCATGTTTTAGAGCTCACCTGCGCAAGCCCACTCACGCTTACAGATTTTGTAAGAGTAGCCCGATAAACCCAAGCCGACGTTTGGTGATCCAATTCTCTGAACGTCAATCCTCGCATAGTCGATGCAAACGATGGCACGCAAGTTCGAGGAGTTGCGCGAGGCCAGAGAGCCAAGCGCGTGATGCATGGGTTCGGTTTCGCCTTGAGGTTTTGGGATACCCACGATCGATGACGTACCGTCTACGTCCGGTCGCGTGACTCTGCTGACGGTAACCGCGACCCAGCATCATCGAAAGTCATCATGGCGTCGGCAGTCGCGTGGCAATGCGGTGCAAGTGCAGACTGTCGGCTACTCGAGTGAAACGCTACAAAAGACGCGCTAGGGCGCAGCCGGCAGCTTCACGACGCGTATCAGCTGCTTCGTGTCATCGCTGCGCGCAAAGTGGGCGCGATTTGAGACTCAATCGGCGTTTATTTTTGATGGAGCTAGGAGGAAAGGGCGGGTTGGTCATCGGCCATACAACCTATGCTTGATCTGCATGGCGATCACAGGTTTGTGATAATTGATGTGTCAATGTGCATATTGTCGCAGTTTTTTGTCTATGCCACTTTCCGGTCACAACTACTCCGGGCTGAATCCCTGACTGGCAACTTGATTGGAATCGTCGGCGCTTGCGCCGGGGAATTGCGTTGTCATGGCTTTAATTGGTGAGTTCATGATGTTCGATTTGATTGCCCCCGTGGAGGGGGTCCGATCCGCTGATTCAGCTCTCCTCGGCCATTTCGTCCCGGCGATGTGAAATCAAGCAAATCAAAAGCCGCGGAAATGCTGGAAAAGCCGAGGGAAATCGATACCGGGCTGCAGGCGCTGGCCGTCCTGTTGCGGTTTCACGGAATTCCCGTTGACACCAATCAGATCGAGCATCAATTCGCCGGCGCGCCGATCCGCATCCCCGAGATGTTGCGTTGCGCCAGGACGCTCAAGCTGAGAGCCCGTTCTATCAACGCCGATTGGGCCTCGCTGCAAAAGGCGCAACTTCCGGCGATCACGGAAAGCCGCGACGGTGAGTTTCTGATCGTGGCGAAGGTCTCGGATTCCGAGGTGCTGGTCCACGTTCCGTCGATTGGGCGTCCGCAACTGACGACGCGGGCTCAGTTCGAGGCGCAGTGGACAGGCCGCCTGCTGCTGATGACCAAACGCGCCTCGCTCGGCGATTTGGCGCGGCGCTTCGACGTTTCCTGGTTCCTGCAGGCGATGCACAAGTACCGTCGGATGTTTACCGAGGTCCTGGTCGCTTCATTCTTCCTTCAGCTCCTTGCCTTGGTCACTCCGCTGTTCTTTCAGGTCGTGACCGACAAGGTGTTGGTCCATCGCGGCTACAGCACTCTCGACGTTCTGGCCGTTGGCGTTGTTGCGATCTCGATATTCGAGGTCGTTCTCGGTGGGCTCAGGACCTACGTCTTCTCGCACACGACCAACCGGGTGGATGTCGAGCTCGGTGCCAGGCTGTTCCGGCATCTGTCGGCGTTACCGATCGGCTATTTCGAGGCTCGCAGGACCGGCGATTCGGTTGCGCGCGTCCGCGAGCTGGAAAACATCAGGAATTTCCTGACAAGCTCGGCTCTGACGTTGCTCGTGGACCTGTTCTTCACCTTCGTCTTCCTGGCGGTGATGTTCTATTACTCCCCGATCCTGACCTGGGTGGTGATCGGATCGTTCCCCTTCTACATTGGGATATCTGCCGGCGTGACGCCGATATTCCGCCGGCGCTTGGAGGAAAAGTTCGAGCGCGGCGCTGAAAACCAGGCCTTTCTGGTTGAGTCGGTGAGTGGGATGCAGACGCTCAAGGCTATGGCCGTCGAACCGCAGATGCAGCGGCGCTGGGAAGAGCAGCTTTCCGGCTATGTCGCTGCGAGCTTCTCGGTACTGTCGCTCGGCAATTGGGCGAGCCAGGCCGTGCAGCTCATCAGCAAGGTCGTCACGGTCCTGACGCTCTATTTCGGTGCGCACCTCGTGATCGGCGGCGATTTGACGGTGGGTGAGCTGATCGCGTTCAACATGTTGGCGGGGCGGGTTGCGCAACCCGTTCTTCGGCTTGCCCAGCTCTGGCAGGATTTTCATCAGGCCCGGATCTCGGTCGCCCGCTTGGGGACATTCTCAATACGACTCCGGAACCGGCCTATAATCCCACGCGGGCAGCTCTTCCACCGATCCGCGGCGACGTCGCCGTCGAGCACGTCGCCTTCCGCTACCGTTTGGATGGGCCGGAAGTCCTGCAGGACGTCTCGCTCAGGATTCCGGCAGGGCAAGTCGTGGGTATCGTCGGTTCGTCGGGGTCGGGAAAATCGACACTGACCAAGCTGATCCAGCGGCTCTACGTTCCTGAGCGTGGCCGCGTTCTGGTCGACGGTGTCGATCTGGCCGTCGTAGACGTGACTTGGCTGCGGCGTCAGGTCGGATCAGTGTTGCAGGAGAACGTGCTGTTCAACCGATCGATCCGCGACAACATTGCCCTTGCCGAGCCTGGAATGCCGATGGAGCGGGTGATCGCGGCCGCGGAGCTCGCCGGTGCGCATGACTTCATCCTCGAACTGCCCCAGGGCTACGACACAATGGTCGGAGAGAGGGGAGCCAGCCTGTCTGGCGGTCAGCGGCAGCGGATCGCGATCGCGCGGGCGCTGGTCACCGATCCTCGGATCCTGATCTTCGATGAAGCGACCAGCGCGCTGGACTACGAAAGCGAGCGGATCGTGCAGGCAAACATGCGCCGGATTGCGGCCGGGCGCACGGTCCTGGTCATCGCGCACAGGCTTTCGGCGGTTCGCCACGCCGACCGGATCATCACGATCGAGCGCGGCCGCATCGTCGAGGACGGCAGCCACGACGATCTGATCAGAACCAGCGGACGGTATGCCGCGCTGCACCGGCTCCAGGCGGGTCTCCATGAAGCCGTCTAACGCAACGACAGCGGATAACGTGGTGCGCTTACGCCCACCGAGAGCCGTGGTCTCGTCAAGCACGCAGCGGGAGTTTCTGCCGGCCGCGCTTGAGATCATGGAGACGCCGGCTTCGCCTGTGGGGCGGGCGATCGGCCTGACGATCGTCCTGCTCATCGTATTTGCGGTCGTCTGGTCGGTCCTTAGCCGGATCGATATTGTCGCCACGGCATCGGGCAAGATCGTGCCGACTGGTCGCACCAAGCTGGTGCAGCCGCTCGACCCGGGCGTGGTCACGGCAATTCTCGTTCAGGACGGGGACACGGTCACCGCGGGCCAGGTGGTGGTCCGGCTCGACCCGGTCGTCGCTGTCGCCGAGCGTAACCATGTCGGGCACGATCTCATGGGGGCGCGGCTCGACGCTGCGCGTCTTTCGGCACTGAAGACCGCCTCTGAAGCTGGAGCCGCGCCGGTTCTCTCGCCCCCGAAGGAGCCTCGCCGGTGCAGATAGCTCGCGCCCGCTCCGAAATGATCGCTCAGTTCGATGCCCAACAGCACAAGGTGGCGTCAATCGACGAACAGATCGCGCAGAAGGTCGCCGAAGCGAATTCGAATGGGGCGAACATCGCCAAGCTGGAAGCGTCGCTGCCGATGCTCGAGGAGGAAGCCGACATCCGCAAGAAAGCGATGGCGATCGAGTTCGGCAACAAGATTGCTCATCTGGACGCGCAGATTCACCTGGCCGACCAGACCAACGAATTGATCGTTCAGAGGCATCACGCGGTCGAAATCACGTCTGCCCGGCAGGTGCTCGAACGGCAGCGCCAGCAGACCGTTTCCGAATACGCGCAGAAAATCTTGAGCGATCTATCGGATGCCGAGCAGAAGTCGGCGGCGTTGAGCGAGGATTTCATCAAGGCGGGGCAGAAGCTGGACGAAACCACGTTGCGTGCGCCCGTCGATGGGGCCGTGCAACAGCTTGCCATCCATTCTATCGGCGGCGTCGTGACGGCGGCCCAGGTGCTCATGGTGATCGTGCCCGCCGACAGCCATCTCGAAGCGGAAGTGATGATCTCGAACCGGGACATCGGCTTTGTCAGCATTGGCCAAGAGGCGGAGGTCAAGATCGATAC
Coding sequences within:
- a CDS encoding recombinase family protein gives rise to the protein MSKITPEHLARQAVVYIRQSTPDQVVHNLESKRRQYNLPERARQLGWSDVAVIDDDLGRSGGGVARPGFEKLLAAICEVRVGVVVSIEASRLARNGRDWHTLLEFCGLVGTLIADEDGVYDPRQPNDRLLLGMKGTMSEMELSVLRQRSLEALKQKARRGELFMTVAVGYVRVGHNRIEKDPDRRVGEAIALVFAKFTEMQSVRQVHLWFRHERVPLPAVTYGAEGRLVEWKLPVYNTILHILTNPIYAGAYAFGRTGSRISIEAGRKKVVRGFKKERKDWEVLIPNHHEGYLSWADHERNLGLIADNANGKNPMSRGALRRGEALLAGLLRCGHCGRKLHVAYSGKNGNTGRYHCRGGANNHGGDPCISFGGMRIDRDVAAEVIERLQPLGIEAALAAQAARSRANEDKRGQVELALEQARYEVGRARRQYDAVDPDNRLVAAELEKRWNDRLAVVRNLETELEGLTASPAVDLTPADRERLMTLGADLERAWSSAGVAPETRKRIVRTLIDEIVVRVEDNALDLVIRWHGGDHSALKVKKNRSGQHRWSATGETVDLVRVLARQMPDKAIASVLNRSGKTTGRGNGWTKSRVCSLRSHNDIAAYREGERRDRGEVTLDEAAAALSVSPSTVRRLIKDGQLAASQLCKGAPWIIKAADLERPDVKRAATARRLRRPPSGNPLQKELEL
- a CDS encoding GFA family protein → MSWKNPRSTSHFLGGCLCGAVRYSLNGAPILVHVCHCHDCQSASGSAYSLTVIVPTAALALTGPLESFSRTTARGREVRYAACSNCRAGLTSNDAARPDFTGLRAGTLDDASWAVPIAQTFVQSAIPWAIIPGVEQVDPKDFSYVSMSAAWRATAPIFSPHGRS
- a CDS encoding aspartyl/asparaginyl beta-hydroxylase domain-containing protein, translating into MKYFRLITKDIDVKPLLGEIDGQEDAWLANTTRQDKIRVQRETNTIFLRNAVKRPDLVIEENQESGPTRISTRFPFAIAFMNHVAAQLKCQLSRATIVRLKPRSEVGVHIDAGSYYLIRHRFHLVLRSSCGSVLRAGDEQVRMQEGELWWFDNKQHHSAFNESSEWRIHYIFDLLPPVYARLAINPTPLDQLPTDIVASALGERAPAPAL
- a CDS encoding biotin/lipoyl-binding protein — encoded protein: MVSSSTQREFLPAALEIMETPASPVGRAIGLTIVLLIVFAVVWSVLSRIDIVATASGKIVPTGRTKLVQPLDPGVVTAILVQDGDTVTAGQVVVRLDPVVAVAERNHVGHDLMGARLDAARLSALKTASEAGAAPVLSPPKEPRRCR
- a CDS encoding HlyD family type I secretion periplasmic adaptor subunit encodes the protein MQIARARSEMIAQFDAQQHKVASIDEQIAQKVAEANSNGANIAKLEASLPMLEEEADIRKKAMAIEFGNKIAHLDAQIHLADQTNELIVQRHHAVEITSARQVLERQRQQTVSEYAQKILSDLSDAEQKSAALSEDFIKAGQKLDETTLRAPVDGAVQQLAIHSIGGVVTAAQVLMVIVPADSHLEAEVMISNRDIGFVSIGQEAEVKIDTFNFTRYGLLHGKVVSLSQDAIVRDKSPDRSASAKLPATFADSSEPQGQELVYSARIALDSTQLDVEGRMVNVSPGMAISAEIKTGSRRAIEFLLSPLLRYKQESMRER